The following nucleotide sequence is from Erinaceus europaeus chromosome 8, mEriEur2.1, whole genome shotgun sequence.
AGACTGACATCTAGGCAGGAATCTGCACTCCTGTACTTCCTTAAGGGAAAAATGAAGAGTCAATAGACACACTGTAAATTAGTGTTTCTCTTATTCATGGTTGCAAAGAAACTTGCCTCTCAAAGGAACTAATGCAGGCTCAAAGAGTTTGGGGCGGAGGGAGGCATTAGCCTAGGAACTGCTGAGAACTCTTGGTTTTCTGCTTTATCAACAACAGGGACCACCTTACCTGTTTGGAGTTGGCTCCCATGCTGCAGCAGAGAACCACTGCCTTTGCAGGCTGCCCTTAGCAAGCTCTTGGATGCTGTGTCAGCAGGACTTAGCCACACTCACTTGTAGGGAAACTTGGCCTGACCTCTCTCCCCTCTGACCTGTTATACAGCAAAACAATGTGCCTAGTGCAACTTAATCCAGCTCTAGGGGCTGCCGAAGATGTGGAATAAAATCTTCATGCCTCTACAGCTAATGTTCAAGGGAATGAATGACATGatattttgggggaaaaaaacaaaaaacattgcaCAAACCTGGAACACTCTCCACCCCCAATTCTATGTCTGAGGAAGAACACTCAAGAATCCTTACACCACATACTATGTATTATAGGCACCAGCTGAAACCTGCTTGTGCTTCTGACCTTTGAGCTACCCTCCGGTGTACTTGAGATTTCAAGGTGAGTTTTCCAAAAGTAGAAGTATAAAGTCCTTGCTTTCATTATGAACAGCATGACCTACTGCCATTGCATAAATTACACATTTAAGCATAAACAAATTGAAACAAATTTTGTTATTAGTGTTTATCAATGAGCTATAAAATTGTATGATTTCAGGGGTATCATTTCACATCTCCCATCtgtcatctgtgtgtgtgtgcacgtgcgtaCAACTAACCACACCTCTCACTGAAGTTTCTGTGTCCTCTGGCCCCCATTTCCCTCtgctaaccaccatagttctcatttACAATCTCTAAAAGACAGATTGGTTACTATTGGGTTGTCAGTTTGTTGGTgattagaaaaacatagaaaaatacatcataacttttctgacaacccaatatattccACAGAATAATGAAATCACTCActtgtcttttacctcttattCCACTTAGTATAATCACCAATAATCAATACTTTTGATCCTCTTGGGTCTCCTGGAATTTGATAAAGACTGGATCCACACATAAGTAAAAAAGCAATATAGTCAAAAGATAAGCATTTAAATAGAGGCATTTGTCTTTGCTTCTACCAAAAAATTATGCTTTTATGGAAAGTTGGACATAGCCTATGCTACAATAATGTAGAGTTTGTTTTAAAATTGCTATCTTTGAAGTCCTACAATTTGTCTCCCTGTTTGTTATCAAAGTGCTTGTAGTTTCTTCTAAAATGCCACATATAAGCAGGCCTGTCTCCGTCAATATGTGAAAAAGACCTGGGTAGTGTGGAAGAAGATCCCTGGTCCAGTGCTCCTTCTCTCTATTTGTATTTCTATCTTTCTAGCAGTTTTCAGGAGGCTTCCCAGAAACACAAGTGGAAATCCTAGTCCACACTTCCAGATTCTTTTGCACAAAgctgtctgttggccttttcttAACCTTAAGAGTATATGCCCTTATGGCAGGATTGCCTCCTCTAAAAGAACAGCTAGGATAAAAGTTTTCACAGACAAAAGGAGCTCCAGGGTCTCAGGAAGCCTGAACACGTGTAGAGGTATGGACTGTCCTTGGACACACCTCTTTGGAAGTCTGAAATCCTGCTTTTAAGGGAAGGGCAGAGCAAGACTGGAACATGGTCATCTAAGCTATAAGGTCAGGTTGCCCTGGTCCAAGAGTAGTCCTGTAGAGAAAGAATCTACATGATAAATATCTGCCTATGTATTGGATATGTGAATACCTTAGTCTGGATGTTCCACAAACCACTGTAGCTGGTTTCAAGATTGCCAAAGGGGTCagtcaaatagctcacttgggtagtgtgctgcatAATCCAGGTTATCAAACCCATGAagttgaaggaagtttcaatgatgtgctttccttcattttctctctgtctctttgactTCTCTGCcactgtaaaaataataatatgaaacAGTAGAAGGCAAACAATTGATTAGATCACATTTCCTTCATATAGCACCTTCTTTATTTAGACAATGATATTTTTTGATATTGCAGTGAAAATACGATTATATCAACTTCCATTGAATCCTTCCTTAAAGGGGAATAAGGATTTGGAAGtcattatatgaaaaaaaattggtaGAAGCCTCATTAGCTCTGGCCAGGTGCCCTCCTGGGGCTTCCATAATCCACCCCACAGTTCTTATCACCTGGCCTTCAATTGCTCCTTGCCTCCCAGTAAGTACCCTGTAAGTCTGCAGTTATATCTTATCAGCCACTGCATATCCTTCTCTCATCTTGGAATTTCCCACATGCTAACTGTCTCTTGCCTGGTAATCAGTAGTAGTACAAATCCCAAGCAAATGCAACTTTGTAGTTAGTGATATGTAACTCTTCACTAGCAGAGGGCTCTATATACTAATAaacttaaataaaatacaattttaattcATCAAAGAAAGTCTTGTCTGAAAATTAATCAAACACCTGGATTAAATAACTGTGTAGCATTACAGAAATGGAGAGCACAAGAGTTGGAGGgcaacaaacaaaaatcacctaCTTACTATGAGGTAAACATGTCATTCACTTGTAAACTGAGGTTATATACCATTAAAAGaggaataatttatttaaaagatgacaatatttttcaaagagaatttatatgttcacatgtgtgaaTCACTTTAACTATAGACCATAAAATCTTAAGGTACCAGTGACAACTGTCAAAAATCATTTACTTTGACCTGAAATACAGGATACCATATTCATTCTAAACACTGTTAATTACATGTGGCACACAGATCACTTCTAGAAAATGCAGTATGATGGAAAACAATTGCCTTTTGGCACGAAAACATATATAATGTTATTTTTATCTCCAATCCAGAATCCTTTGCAACCCAGGCTCAAAAGTGGCCTGAATTGAAGGCCCAAATTCAGTTCTGtggtgtatttctttttctctttctgcctctctgtctctatttaaaaatcaaacaaaacttGATGATTCCTAGCATTCTGATAACTTGACAAATCTTGCTTAAATGCACCTATAAAGGAAAAGACGCTCCCAGTGGAGTTAGAGTCTAGTCCAAACTAAAGTGATCCTCTGAGCCAATGCTGTTTCTATTGTGCTTACCTGGCAAGTTTTCTGAAATAAGTCAGGAGATGAGGCTTGTAAAAAGATGtattgtgggagtcaggtggtagcacagtggttaagcgtacgtggcgcaaagcacaaggaccagcataaggatccctgttcgaacccctggctccccacctgcagggaagttgcttcacaggtggtgaaacaggtctgcaggtgtcaaaaaaaaaaaaagatgtattgtgTGATTTCTCCTCAGCTTCTAACCTGTTCCTTGCTTAAATGTTATTGTTGGGTCTCAAGGCTTCGAGTTCAAAACAGCTGCTGCCTCAGCCTCTGTGTCAAGCAGGCCCAGTGGTTCTATTTGAATGCTAGTGACTTCcggaaattttttttcctcagaaatgTCAGGATTGTCTCTGTTGTCAGCAAGGACAGCTTCTAAAGTGCTATCTGAAGCTGCTCTTTCTAGTGCAGACTTCTGTAAGGAAAATTGAAGTGAAGACCAAATCAGTTATTTAACCACCTCAGTAACTTCATTTTTCATTGTTTAAGCAGACACTGATTCTCTAAGTTCACCCTTTATTGATACACTCAAAGCATATCACAAACAAATTTGGCTTCCGCCCTGGACCCCAAGAGGACATTTCACTATTACCTCTAATTTTCCAACACCTGTCTCTCTGGAATTGTAGTCTCTGCTCACCTGTAAGTTTTCACTGACCATTCTGTCAATAATTTAATTTGTCTTTGAATTCAGAATTTTCCTCCATCACTTGCCTACTGGAATTGCTAAATGAGGCAAGTGATCATTGTCCAAGATTGAAGTAACTAAAAATCACCTTCATTTCAGCAGTTTTCTCATACCACAGTGAATCATTACTATTTATCTTTGTATACCTTGCCCTTTCCTATCCTGCCAGCCTCTTGAGGGAGAAGATATGtttcttgtaattttgtatagTAAATCTTTAACTTACTTGTTCTGAACTCTTGAGGTGAGGCGAGGGTATTTTTAGCATGATATTTTACAAGAACAAATAGTAATTAACAACTCTCCTTGCCTATTCTCATTCTCAGCAGGAAGTGCTGCGCTCCAAGGATAGATAAATTTTCTCTTTCTACTGATAACAGACAAACTTTTGGGCCTAATGAGTTGGAAGTTTATTGCAGACGCAGATATCAAGCACTGGGACCCAGCAGGTAGCAGTTACTTTGACGgttacatcacacacacacacacacacacacacacacacacacacacacacacacacacacacacacacgtcttagTTCATGGAACTCAATAAATGTGGCATTCAGATCCCTAAAAGTAGGCGTGTCCTCTTCTGGGCTACAACCTTGTCAAAACCCCAAagggctctgaagtcagaaaggATTGATTCAGCGTCTTCTAACAGCCTACCAATTTTGCAGACAACCCATGTTCCCCATAGGCAAATCTCTGCAGGTAATTTGTGCTCCTATAGAATTCTCCGGGGCTGCCCAGATTCTCCAAAGGACCGCAACTGGAAGAGTAAGTGACTTAAAAACGAATAAAATGATTGCTCTGGCGAGGGTGGTGTACCCatccaaaagaaaaaaggtcTCAGTTTGCAAATCCCTTTTGCTGGCCCGGTAATCCACTCCCGCCCCCAGCCCTGCCTGCACGACCCTTACAGCTGTTTTTAATCCCTACTTTTCTCACTTGGCGTCCCAGCTCTGGCTGACCAGACGCGGAGCCACTTAGCgtttcctcctccccctgccgGGGGTCTGTCCTCCCTCAGCCGTCTCTTCTTTCTCCGCCTGCGTTCCCGGGGGGCAGAGTGTGGGAAGAACGAATTTCCGCGGGGTTTGCTCGCCGCTAACCGACTGGGGTCCCTTCCGGACACTGCCTGCACACTCACGCTTCCTCCCCGGGCTGTTGCCCCGAGGCCGCTGCCGAGCAGCTCCGCCAACCGGGAGGCGTGTCTGCAGGGGCCGAGCCGCGGGACTCCGCGGCCAAGTCGCACCCCGATGAGCTCTTGGAAGGGCTCCCGGCCTCCAGCTGGGGAATCCGCTCGGCTGGGAGAATCCGTGCCAGGGAATCCAGCTCTCCGGACTCAAGCTGCAAACAAAAAGCGCCAGGTCTTgctttcccacccaccccccctccGCCCCTCGAAGCGCACCCGGAGAAACAGTGTTCTGCAGAAATGCAACAAGTAGCACCCGGAGCTCACTGAGCGCCTAGCGCCGCCTGACTTGGCTGCGGGAAGCCTGTCTGCAGAGACTCGGGCCGGACAAAGGGCGGAGGAGGGGCTGGACTGCGCAGCGGAGTTCGACAGAGGCCATTTAGCGACTCTGGGTAGGCCAAGGGGAATGCAGAGGAGACACAGAGCCGGCAGGCAAAGAGGACGGGCCGGCCGCTGCACGCAGGGCGGGTGGGGATGGAGACTGCCCGTGCAGTGCGCTTCCTGCTCTTGGTGTGCGGCTGCCTGGCACTCCCACCCAGTGTCGAACCACTGTGCCCGCAGCGCTGCGACTGCCAGCACCCCCAGCACCTCCTGTGCACCAACAGGGGGCTCCGCGCCGTGCCCAAGACCAGCTTGCTTCCGAGTCCCCAGGACGTGTTCACCTACAGCCTTGGAGGTAACTTCATAACCAACATTACAGCTTTCGACTTTCACCGCCTGGGGCAGCTCAGACGGCTGGACCTGCAGTACAACCAGATCCGCTCTCTGCACCCTAAGACTTTCGAGAAGCTCTCGCGGCTGGAGGAACTCTACCTGGGGAACAACCTTCTGCAGGCCCTGGCCCCAGGCACGCTGGCCCCTCTGCGCAAGCTGCGCATTCTATATGCCAACGGGAACGAGATCGGCCGCCTGAGTCGAGGCTCCTTCGAGGGCCTGGAGAGTCTGGTCAAACTGCGGCTGGACGGGAACGCCCTGGGGGTGCTGCCTGATGCGGTCTTTGCCCCCTTGAGCAACTTGCTTTACCTACATCTGGAGGCCAACCGAATCCGCTTTCTAGGGAAGAACGCTTTCGCCCAACTGGGCAAGCTGCGCTTTCTCAACCTCTCTGCGAATGAGTTGCAGCCCTCCCTTCGCCACGCAGCCACCTTTGCACCTCTACGTTCCCTCTCCACCCTCATCCTCTCGGCCAACAGTCTGCAGCACCTCGGGCCGCGCGTCTTCCAGCACCTGCCACGCCTCAGCCTCCTCTCGCTCAAGGGCAACCAGCTCTCGCACCTTGCACAGGAGGCGTTTTGGGGTTTGGAGGGCCTGCGCGAGCTACGCCTGGAGGACAATCGGCTGAGCCAGTTGCCCGTGGCTCTTCTAGAGCCTCTGCAAAGCCTGGAGGCACTGGACCTGAGCGGCAACGAGCTGTCTGCTCTGCACCCCACTGCCTTTGGCCACCTGGGCCGCCTACGCGAACTCAGCCTACGGGACAACGCACTCAGCGTCCTTTCCGGAGACATCTTTGCCGCCAGCCCGGCCCTCTACCGGCTGGATCTAGACGGCAACGGTTGGACCTGCGACTGCCGACTGCGGGGCTTGAAGCGCTGGATGGGAGACTGGCACTCGCAGGGTCGGCTCCTCACTGTCTTCGTGCAGTGTCGTCACCCCCCCGCCCTGCGGGGCAAGTACCTGGATTACCTGGATGACCAGCAGCTGCACAATGGGTCTTGCTCTGAGccctctccctcagcctcctcGACAGACGATGGTAGGCTGCGGGCTCTAACCACACctaagggggaggagagggcgcCCCCTGCAGGGAGTCTAGTGCAGGAGCTGTCGCAGCAGCctcagccgcagccgcagccacACCAGCGCGGGCGATTCTTGACGGGGTTGGTTTGGGATGGGCCTGCCCGGGAGCTCCTGGGCAACCGTAGCGCCCTGAAGATGAGCCGACGGGGCCCAGGCCTCCAGCAGCCCGGTCCGTCCGCGACTGCTGCTGCCTCATATCCAACGCCACACCTCCTGGACCTTCTTGAGAAGCCAGAGAGGGGACGTCCGACTCTGGCCCATCCTCCCCACTCGGAGCCCACCCCGACGGCTGCACCCAGCTCTGTGTCACTACCTGCCAGCGACCCCTGGCAGCACGCGGTGCAGCAGCGCCTGGCAGCCCAGCAGCAGGAGAGCACCGCCCGCTCCGACGGTGGGGCCGACCTGCCGCCTTTAGTGGCAGACCCCTGCGAGTTCAACAAGTTAATTCTGTGCAACCTGACGGTGGAGGCCGTGGGCGCCGATAGCGCCTCGGTGCGTTGGGCAGTGCGGGAGCACCGCAGCCCTCTGCCGCTGGGCGGTGCGCGCTTCCGCTTGCTCTTCGACCGCTTTGGCCAGCAGCCCAGGTTCCACCGCTTCGTCTACCTGCCGGAGCGCAGCAACTCGGCCACGCTGCGCGAGCTGCGCGGGGACACCCCTTACCTGGTGTGCGTGGAGGGCGTGCTCGGGGGCCGGGTCTGCCCGGTGGCCCCCCGGGACCACTGCGCGGGGCTCATCACCCTGCCAGAGCCCGGGAGCCGGGGCAGTGTGGACTACCAGCTGCTGACCTTGGCCCTGTTGGCCGTCAATGCATTGTTGGTGCTCTTGGCCTTGGCGGCTTGGGCGTCGCGCTGGCTGCGGAGAAAGCTGCGGGCCAGACGGAAGGGCGGAGCACCTGTCCATGTTCGCCACATGTACTCCACCCGACGGCCCCTGCGCTCCATGGGCACAGGCGTGTCCGCAGACTTCTCCGGATTCCAGTCGCACCGGCCGCGCACCACCGTGTGTGCACTCAGCGAGGCGGATCTCATCGAGTTCCCCTGCGACCGCTTCATGGACAGCGCGGACAGTGGTGGGGGCGGTAGCCTGAGGCGCGAGGACCATCTCCTGCAGCGATTTGCAGACTAGATCCAGGGACCTCCTGGAGTGTGGAGAGCATCTCATAAGGCTTGAGAAGTCACCCTCAAGCCAGCTGGTGGAAAGATCTCATTTAATCAGACTTtgtcatttccccccttttgtgtaCTTGCCAGAGAAGCCAAGGGGTCAGGGAGCCACTTGGCACTTGGGGCACCACCCCTCAGTTCCCAGAACTCATTAAAGAACCAAGTGGCTGCTTTTGGTGGACAAGACCAAGAATAGAGGACAAAGGGGTGGTGGGATTTAGAGGCGAGAgacctgcatgtggagaccagatTGAAAAAAGAagatgtgttaaaaaaaaaaaaaaagaggatgtgTTGCCTCTTATGTTTTAGTATCACACATGAGAATGACTTTAGTGGCATTGCAATGCAGTCGCCTGACACCTTTCTGGTAGAAAGGGCATGTATGCCCCCAGCAAGGCAGAAAGATTTGGGTGTGCTGTTTTTGCTCAATGTCAAGCAAGgagatttccttttatttaagaaaaaaggaaCTCATTACCATTACAAAGGAGGCTTGACAACTGCCTCCACTAGACTGGTGGCCTCTGCCAAGTAGACTTACGCTGGAAGCAGGTGGTGAAATTTAACACACTCGCCAATGAACTCTTTTATGTTGGTTAATAGACAGTGAGGATAACTTAATGTTTAAAtagtaagacttttttttaacaatgtgAATAACTCTGGTATGTAACAAACTGATCAGTAATCTCAAGGATTAGTGTAGTTGAGTTCCATGAGTCAACTGTATTCAGTACCCAGAATTAGTACCACAAGAATCATGCTCACCTTAGAGATAACTAAATTTATGTACTATCTCAGAGGTTAAatgcaagacttttttttttaatcagagtatctcctgtggctttttattttttatttctgaccTA
It contains:
- the TRIL gene encoding TLR4 interactor with leucine rich repeats, whose product is METARAVRFLLLVCGCLALPPSVEPLCPQRCDCQHPQHLLCTNRGLRAVPKTSLLPSPQDVFTYSLGGNFITNITAFDFHRLGQLRRLDLQYNQIRSLHPKTFEKLSRLEELYLGNNLLQALAPGTLAPLRKLRILYANGNEIGRLSRGSFEGLESLVKLRLDGNALGVLPDAVFAPLSNLLYLHLEANRIRFLGKNAFAQLGKLRFLNLSANELQPSLRHAATFAPLRSLSTLILSANSLQHLGPRVFQHLPRLSLLSLKGNQLSHLAQEAFWGLEGLRELRLEDNRLSQLPVALLEPLQSLEALDLSGNELSALHPTAFGHLGRLRELSLRDNALSVLSGDIFAASPALYRLDLDGNGWTCDCRLRGLKRWMGDWHSQGRLLTVFVQCRHPPALRGKYLDYLDDQQLHNGSCSEPSPSASSTDDGRLRALTTPKGEERAPPAGSLVQELSQQPQPQPQPHQRGRFLTGLVWDGPARELLGNRSALKMSRRGPGLQQPGPSATAAASYPTPHLLDLLEKPERGRPTLAHPPHSEPTPTAAPSSVSLPASDPWQHAVQQRLAAQQQESTARSDGGADLPPLVADPCEFNKLILCNLTVEAVGADSASVRWAVREHRSPLPLGGARFRLLFDRFGQQPRFHRFVYLPERSNSATLRELRGDTPYLVCVEGVLGGRVCPVAPRDHCAGLITLPEPGSRGSVDYQLLTLALLAVNALLVLLALAAWASRWLRRKLRARRKGGAPVHVRHMYSTRRPLRSMGTGVSADFSGFQSHRPRTTVCALSEADLIEFPCDRFMDSADSGGGGSLRREDHLLQRFAD